One window of Triticum dicoccoides isolate Atlit2015 ecotype Zavitan chromosome 5A, WEW_v2.0, whole genome shotgun sequence genomic DNA carries:
- the LOC119303210 gene encoding E3 ubiquitin-protein ligase EL5-like, which produces MSVTGTSVAAAATMLAAAAAIFITFVVCFYLFLCAKRYRGAAPAIGGGGGADGRGRGPRFVFGGPCHGRGLDETAIVALPRREVAQGDPAADCAVCITELAAGEAARLLPRCGHSFHVECVDMWLRSHSTCPVCRCAVADEAPTVQPPEADPESPIFPTNVLFFGSQDAVATGGTPRQPVPPQPSQGPIAGVAAVVEAARVAALRRLLGCGGGTSPPPPPPPPQAGRDLEMGPAQAGGESSTPRPAKPQPGS; this is translated from the coding sequence ATGTCGGTGACGGGGACatccgtggcggcggcggcgaccatgCTGGCCGCGGCGGccgccatcttcatcaccttcgtcGTCTGCTTCTACCTCTTCCTCTGCGCCAAGCGCTACCGGGGCGCCGCGCCCGCaatcggcggcggcgggggagcggACGGCAGGGGCCGGGGGCCGCGGTTCGTCTTCGGGGGGCCCTGCCACGGGCGGGGCCTGGACGAGACGGCCATCGTGGCGCTGCCGCGCAGGGAGGTCGCCCAGGGGGACCCCGCGGCCGACTGCGCCGTCTGCATCACGGAGCTCGCCGCCGGGGAGGCCGCGCGCCTGCTGCCGCGGTGCGGCCACTCGTTCCACGTCGAGTGCGTCGACATGTGGCTCCGCTCGCACTCCACCTGCCCGGTCTGCCGGTGCGCGGTCGCCGACGAGGCGCCCACCGTGCAGCCCCCCGAGGCCGATCCTGAGTCGCCCATCTTCCCCACCAACGTGCTCTTCTTCGGCTCCCAGGACGCCGTGGCAACCGGCGGCACGCCGCGGCAGCCGGTGCCGCCGCAGCCTTCCCAGGGCCCGATCGCCGGCGTCGCGGCCGTGGTCGAGGCGGCCAGAGTGGCGGCCCTCCGGCGGCtgctcggctgcggcggcgggacgtccccgcccccgccaccaccgccgccgcaggcAGGCCGCGACCTGGAGATGGGCCCCGCGCAGGCCGGCGGCGAGAGCAGCACGCCGCGGCCGGCGAAACCGCAGCCAGGTTCTTGA
- the LOC119303211 gene encoding kinesin-like protein KIN-7A has translation MAASRPPSTPMSKIERAPTLTPGGSSKSKEEKIFVTVRVRPLSKKELAMKDQVVWECADSQTILYKAPPQDRAAPTSYTFDKVFGQSCQTGLVYEDGAKDVAMSALTGINATIFAYGQTSSGKTFTMRGVTESAVSDLYRHIENTPEREFTIKISAMEIYNEDVKDLLKPGSGSLRLLDDPEKGPIVDKLDEQVAKDKEHLRHLISICEEQRQVGETALNDASSRSHQIIKLTVESRLREVSGCVKSFVASLNFVDLAGSERAAQTQAIGARLKEGSHINRSLLTLTKVIRKLSSEKRSGHIPYRDSKLTRILQLSLGGNARTAIICTMSPALTYVEQSRNTLFFATCAKEVTNTAKVNVVVSDKQLVKQLQMEVARLQAGQRTADHASPSEILIMEKDSKIKQMEIEMEELRKERDNARSQLEELRKKMGDKQGWNSFDSPQTARKCLTFSGSLQPSRMVKIRNSIRQSSTAPFMLKHEIRKLEQLQQQLEVEANRAIEVLHKEVECHKHGNQDAAETIAKLQAEIREMQSVRSQNRDVEMITDEGNGSDLKDEITRLHMQGSDIAKLEAKLENVQRSIDKLVMSLPNAGTQCNESSTKSNASKKKRRMLLPLGVSNLNRPNLARAPCSPDSSTRTLEPEVENRAPDSHTASHEDSGKATPAKSEDTGDISSRDEAPRNRGSGSVNMKKMQRMFQNAAEENVRNIRDYVTELKERVAKLQYQKQLLVCQVLELESNEGKPNDMEEDPQENAGCLQDGPESWERLFKAQMQHIIQLWDICYVSIIHRTQFYRLFRGDTADQIYIEVEVRRLLWLEQHLAEVGDASPAAPGDEHAVSRASSIKALRNEREFLARRMGSKMTEEERERLFIKWRVPLEAKQRKLQLASKLWTDPDDEAHIEESADIVARLVGFCEGGNVSKEMFELNFASPATKKPWLTAGWHPISNMITERAQLWPPEDNFVSLDESRNEDIPQLALDENDILTAPFSEKEVFEAIAQMKRNSALGPDGFPVEFYKRCWHIIKGDLLPMFHDLFVGQLQLFRLNFGTITLSPKKTEAVRIEQFRPISLLNPSQTAFMPDRNILEGVVVLHETLHEIHTKKLDEVVFKVDFEKVYDKVKWPFLQQALRMKGRAKDARQVGSLVPHLMDGGVSVLQYADDTIIFMEHDLAKARNMKLVLCLFEQLSGLKINFHKNELFCFGRAKEEQEAYKQLFGCELGALPFTYLDIPIHHRYILSHCIDPYVVITHSDGGQ, from the exons ATGGCTGCATCAAGGCCACCAAGCACCCCTATGTCAAAGATTGAGCGTGCACCAACCCTTACCCCTGGTGGTAGCTCCAAGTCCAAGGAGGAGAAAATATTTGTCACGGTTAGGGTGCGACCATTGAGCAAGAAGGAGCTGGCCATGAAGGATCAGGTTGTGTGGGAATGTGCTGATAGCCAGACAATTCTATACAAGGCCCCCCCACAGGACCGGGCTGCACCCACCTCTTACACTTTTG ATAAGGTGTTTGGGCAGAGTTGTCAGACGGGTCTGGTTTATGAAGATGGAGCTAAGGATGTTGCCATGTCTGCATTGACAGGCATTAATG CCACTATTTTTGCCTATGGTCAGACTAGCAGTGGCAAGACATTTACCATGAGAGGCGTGACAGAGAGTGCTGTTAGTGATTTATACAGGCACATAGAAAAT ACTCCTGAGAGGGAATTTACTATCAAGATATCTGCTATGGAAATCTACAATGAGGATGTGAAGGATCTTTTAAAACCTGGCTCTGGTTCCCTTCGGCTGTTAGACGATCCTGAG AAAGGACCCATTGTGGATAAGTTGGATGAACAAGTTGCCAAGGACAAAGAACATCTGAGGCATCTAATCAGCATTTGTGAAG AACAAAGACAAGTTGGGGAGACTGCACTAAACGATGCTAGCTCACGCTCCCACCAAATCATTAAGCTG ACAGTGGAGAGTAGGCTCCGTGAGGTATCAGGCTGTGTCAAATCTTTTGTTGCCAGTCTA AACTTTGTTGACCTTGCTGGAAGCGAACGGGCTGCACAAACACAAGCAATTGGTGCAAGATTGAAAGAAGGATCCCACATAAATCGCAGTTTGTTGACTTTGACTAAAGTCATCCGGAAGCTAAG CTCGGAGAAAAGAAGTGGACACATACCATATCGGGATTCGAAGCTCACACGTATTTTGCAACTTTCTTTGGGTGGGAATGCAAGAACAGCCATTATCTGTACCATGAGCCCAGCCCTGACATACGTAGAACAATCTAGAAATACTTTATTCTTTGCAACCTGTGCCAAGGAGGTCACAAATACTGCAAAAGTTAATGTG GTTGTATCTGACAAGCAACTTGTGAAGCAGCTTCAAATGGAAGTTGCTAGGTTACAAGCAGGACAAAGGACTGCCGACCATGCCTCCCCTTCTGAGATCCTCATAATGGAGAAGGACAGCAAAATTAAACAG ATGGAAATAGAAATGGAAGAACTCAGGAAAGAACGAGATAATGCACGTTCACAACTCGAAGAACTACGAAAGAAGATGGGTGACAAGCAA GGGTGGAATTCCTTTGACTCGCCACAAACGGCCCGAAAGTGCCTCACATTTTCTGGGTCACTACAGCCTAGTAGAATGGTCAAGATAAGGAATTCAATCAGGCAATCATCGACTGCTCCATTTATGCTAAAGCATGAAATTCGCAAGCTCGAGCAGCTACAGCAACAGCTTGAGGTTGAAGCGAACCGAGCTATTGAAGTATTGCACAAGGAGGTTGAGTGCCACAAACATGGCAACCAAGATGCAGCGGAAACTATTGCAAAACTTCAGGCAGAAATCAGGGAGATGCAGTCTGTGAGATCTCAGAACAGAGATGTTGAGATGATTACAGATGAAGGAAATGGGTCTGATCTGAAAGATGAAATTACCAGGCTGCATATGCAAGGCAGTGACATTGCTAAACTTGAGGCGAAACTAGAAAATGTACAGAGGTCTATCGACAAATTGGTCATGTCACTTCCAAATGCTGGCACGCAGTGTAATGAGTCGTCCACAAAGTCCAATGCGTCAAAAAAGAAGAGGAGGATGCTTCTTCCACTGGGCGTGAGCAACCTGAACAGACCAAATCTAGCACGAGCACCTTGCTCTCCTGACTCTTCTACCAGAACTTTGGAGCCAGAAGTTGAGAACAGAGCTCCAGACAGTCACACTGCGTCTCATGAGGATTCAGGAAAAGCTACTCCCGCCAAGAGTGAAGACACTGGAGATATATCGTCGCGTGATGAAGCGCCGCGCAACAGGGGATCCGGCTCAGTGAACATGAAAAAGATGCAGAGGATGTTCCAAaatgctgctgaagaaaatgtaaggAACATCAGGGATTACGTGACAGAGCTGAAGGAGCGGGTGGCGAAACTTCAGTACCAAAAGCAGCTGCTTGTCTGCCAG GTCTTGGAGTTGGAATCTAATGAAGGCAAACCAAATGACATGGAAGAAGATCCACAAGAGAATGCCGGATGTCTACAAGACGGTCCTGAGTCATGGGAGAGATTATTTAAGGCGCAGATGCAGCACATTATCCAGCTTTGGGATATCTGTTACGTATCGATCATACACAGGACCCAGTTCTATCGGCTATTCAGGGGGGACACGGCAGACCAGATATACATCGAAGTCGAAGTCCGAAGACTGTTGTGGTTGGAGCAGCATTTGGCTGAGGTCGGTGATGCAAGCCCTGCTGCACCTGGTGACGAGCATGCAGTTTCTCGAGCCTCAAG CATCAAGGCGCTGAGGAACGAGCGGGAGTTTCTGGCGAGGCGGATGGGGTCCAAGATGACGGAGGAGGAGCGGGAGCGGCTGTTCATCAAGTGGCGGGTGCCCCTGGAGGCGAAGCAGCGGAAGCTGCAGCTGGCGAGCAAGCTGTGGACGGACCCGGACGACGAGGCGCACATCGAGGAGAGCGCCGACATCGTGGCCCGGCTGGTGGGCTTCTGCGAGGGCGGCAACGTGAGCAAGGAGATGTTCGAGCTCAACTTCGCGTCGCCGGCGACCAAGAAGCCGTGGCTGACGGCGGGCTGGCACCCCATTTCCAACATGATCACGGAGAGGGCTCAGCTCT GGCCTCCGGAGGATAATTTCGTCTCGCTTGATGAGTCGCGGAACGAGGATATCCCACAGTTGGCTTTAGATGAAAATGATATCTTAACAGCCCCATTTTCCGAGAAAGAGGTGTTCGAAGCTATTGCTCAGATGAAGCGTAACTCTGCTCTAGGGCCGGATGGATTCCCGGTGGAGTTCTATAAGAGatgctggcatattattaaaggaGATTTGCTTCCGATGTTCCACGACTTATTCGTTGGACAGCTTCAATTGTTTCGTCTGAATTTTGGAACTATTACTTTGTCGCCAAAGAAGACAGAGGCGGTCCGAATTGAGCAGTTTAGGCCCATCTCTCTTCTGAAT ccttcccaaactgctttcatgccagataggaacatccttgaaggggtggtggtcctgcatgaaacgctccatgaaattcatacgaaaaaactagatgaggtggttttcaaagtggatttcgaaaaagtgtacgataaagtcaaatggccattccttcaACAGGCGTTGAGGATGAAAG GGAGGGCTAAGGATGCAAGACAAGTAGGTAGCCTGGTACCTCATCTAATGGATGGAGGTGTATCTGTcctacagtacgctgatgatactatcatctttatggagcatgacttggcgaaGGCGAGAAACATGAAGTTGGTGTTATGCTTGTTCGAACAGTTGTCTGGTCTGAAAATTAATTTCCACAAGaatgaattgttctgctttggtagagccaaggaaGAACAAGAGGCATATAAGCAACTGTTCGGGTGTGAATTGGGGGCATTACCTTTTACGTATTTAGATATACCCATTCACCACC GTTATATTCTGAGCCATtgcattgatccgtatgtggtcattactcactccgacggaggccagtga